The Danio rerio strain Tuebingen ecotype United States chromosome 1, GRCz12tu, whole genome shotgun sequence genome includes a region encoding these proteins:
- the LOC108179086 gene encoding uncharacterized protein, with translation MVKGTLNELSQLKQSGFGQPEPRHGLNLLYWFAREYILFDFGEIKPKFNPVFGEFGFHKFNNRIEDEDHIVPIQNLPYYEVGNLNYSNADKLPNYVRQKYSHYNPDSNKDRIIVHQDGNGKLNRVYVTEHSDQRHFDSSKTYRVSNGLLLIIKNMSREDFLSKVSNTGNRTNNQQPFYYQQHSVYQSYSTPVNHTPSPRPPPPAEDSSWCTIL, from the coding sequence ATGGTGAAAGGCACACTGAATGAACTCTCCCAGCTCAAACAGTCAGGCTTCggtcagccagagcccagacatGGCCTCAATCTGCTCTACTGGTTTGCTCGTGAATATATATTGTTCGATTTTGGGGAAATTAAACCCAAATTCAATCCGGTGTTTGGAGAGTTTGGCTTCCACAAGTTTAATAACAGAATTGAAGATGAAGATCACATCGTGCCCATTCAAAATCTCCCATACTATGAAGTGGGAAACCTGAATTACTCAAATGCAGACAAGCTCCCAAATTACGTCAGGCAAAAATACAGCCACTATAACCCTGACAGTAACAAGGACCGCATTATTGTGCATCAGGACGGCAATGGTAAACTGAACAGGGTTTATGTGACTGAACACAGCGACCAGAGACATTTTGACAGCAGCAAAACCTACCGTGTGAGCAATGGCCTCCTGCTGATCATCAAAAACATGAGCAGGGAGGATTTTCTCTCCAAGGTCTCCAATACTGGCAATCGTACCAACAACCAGCAGCCATTTTACTATCAACAACATTCTGTTTATCAGTCCTACAGCACTCCAGTAAATCACACTCCTTCTCCTCGTCCTCCTCCGCCAGCAGAAGATAGCTCCTGGTGTACCATTCTTTAA